In the Candidatus Zixiibacteriota bacterium genome, ATCCTCCAAATTTCTTTTGTTTAGCTTTCTTTAGCATCTCCAGACAGCGGTAAGGGACTTTCACTTTTCCCATCAACACCATATCAGCTCTGGCATGGCAGTCCGAACCACCGGTGTAGAGTATCCCAAATTTTTTAGCCAGGTTGATATAATGGTCAACCTGATACCGCTCATACTGCGAATGGTAAGCCTCTATCCCATCTATTCCCATTTCCAGAAAATCGGGCAGAAGCTCATCCTGATGAGCAGTTCCCGGATGGGCTAAGATGGCAAGCCCCTGGATTTGATGAACCAGCTCTATCCCTTTCTGCGGTGTCAAATATTTTTTCGGCACATAGGCCGGTGCATGGTAACCCAAATAGCGCGCAAAGGCTTCGTTGTAAGACCTGACGTATTCTTCTTTGAGCAGTGCATCTGCTAAATGAGGCCTTCCTACTGAAGCACCCTTGGCAATTCCTTTAACCGTTTCCATGCGCAATGCCACTCCTAATTCGTTCAATTTCTCCACCATTTTCTCCCCTCTGAAAAGTCTCTCCTGTCTGAACTCCTCGATCTTTTTTTTGAAGGTAGGATCATCACAATTGATCAGATATCCTAAGAGATGAAAGTCCCTGCCCTGGTAAGACAGGCTCAACTCTACTGCCGGGATTAGTTCAACGCCTGATTCCTCTGCTTTACTTTTGGCGCTTTCATACCCGTCCACAGTATCATGATCTGCAATGGCAATCGCAGACAGATTCAGCTCCTTAGCCAGCTCCACCACCTTCTCAGGAGTCAGAAGGCCATCTGAGGCAGTGGTATGGATATGCAAATCTATATATTTTTTCTCCACTTACAACTTCTCCTGCAGAAGAGTATCTATCTCCTGTTTGAGCCTTTGAGACTCTGAAAGGATAAATTCGGACTTATTTTTCAGCTCAGATGCGAAGGTTTGATCCTCAATCGATTTCAGATTTATCTTCACGTTCAAAAGCGCACCCTCTAAGGCACTTTTAGCCATAAGAGCAGAGGCTCCGGCATCGCTCAGAGTGTTTACGTTTCCCTTCTCCACTACTATGCGGGAAAGCTTCAAAACCTCTAAGGATTTCTCCATAGTTCTCAGGGGAACCAGGGCTGCTTCTTTATATGCTTCCTGAATCGCCACAAGCCTTCTGGTCTGTTCTTCTGGAGTGTTCTGAGGAAGCTTGAGACTATCTAAAACCCTGGTAAAACTCTCGCCGTCTTTTATGATTAACTCTTTTAATTCCTGGCGTAGTTTCTCAGACTCCTCTAAGACCTTCTTAAGCTCCTCTTCAAATTCCTGGTATTTTTTCTTTCCTATGGTCAGCCTGCAAACCATAGAGACCAGGCTCGCACCTAAGGCTCCGGATGAGGCAGCAACACTTCCGCCTCCAGGCACCGGAGTCCCGGCCGCGACTTCATCCATAAAATCGGACAGTCCTGCTTGCTGCTTTCCCGCAAAAGTCATCAGCTTTTCTTCTAAGACCTGTCCTTTTTTGAAGTTCTCGAATTTCAAATAAAAATCAGACACGTCCACCAGGGCTTCAAGTGGGGTAAGCCCGACTATTTCGCTGGAAATCACCGGGACTGAATGTCTTTCAGCCTCTCTTTTAATTGTCTCAAACACTCTGTAAATCGGCGTCTCCTTGAAGTTGACCAGGTTCATCGAAACCTGAACCAGTCCCCTTTCCTTTATCTCAAAACCCAGAGCCTTCACATATCTGTACCCCCCGGTTGAAAACCTGATCGCCTTGGCAATTTTCCTGGCTATACTTACGTCCCTTGTTCCCAGGTAAACGTTGAAGGCTATCAGAGGCATCCTGGCTCCGATAGCAGTAGCACCAGCTTTAGGAAGTTTTGAGGGCCCAAAATCCGGCTTTCTATCAGGATTAGTTTCTATATCTTTTTTAATACCTTCATATTCGCCTTTGCGCACATCAGCTAAGTTCACCCTGTCCGGGCGAGTGGCTGCTGATTCATACAGGTAAACCGGAATGCCCAGTTTTTCCCCAACTTCTTCACCTAACTCCCTGGCTAAAGTGATGCACTCATCCATAGT is a window encoding:
- a CDS encoding PHP domain-containing protein, which codes for MEKKYIDLHIHTTASDGLLTPEKVVELAKELNLSAIAIADHDTVDGYESAKSKAEESGVELIPAVELSLSYQGRDFHLLGYLINCDDPTFKKKIEEFRQERLFRGEKMVEKLNELGVALRMETVKGIAKGASVGRPHLADALLKEEYVRSYNEAFARYLGYHAPAYVPKKYLTPQKGIELVHQIQGLAILAHPGTAHQDELLPDFLEMGIDGIEAYHSQYERYQVDHYINLAKKFGILYTGGSDCHARADMVLMGKVKVPYRCLEMLKKAKQKKFGG
- the ftcD gene encoding glutamate formimidoyltransferase; translation: MARLVECVPNFSEGRRAEVIEAILAEIKSVEGVMLLDKEMDKDHNRAVISFVGGPQEAKAAAFKAIARAAQLIDMDLHKGEHPRMGATDVVPFVPISGVTMDECITLARELGEEVGEKLGIPVYLYESAATRPDRVNLADVRKGEYEGIKKDIETNPDRKPDFGPSKLPKAGATAIGARMPLIAFNVYLGTRDVSIARKIAKAIRFSTGGYRYVKALGFEIKERGLVQVSMNLVNFKETPIYRVFETIKREAERHSVPVISSEIVGLTPLEALVDVSDFYLKFENFKKGQVLEEKLMTFAGKQQAGLSDFMDEVAAGTPVPGGGSVAASSGALGASLVSMVCRLTIGKKKYQEFEEELKKVLEESEKLRQELKELIIKDGESFTRVLDSLKLPQNTPEEQTRRLVAIQEAYKEAALVPLRTMEKSLEVLKLSRIVVEKGNVNTLSDAGASALMAKSALEGALLNVKINLKSIEDQTFASELKNKSEFILSESQRLKQEIDTLLQEKL